Genomic segment of Vallitalea longa:
TCCAATTTTCATGACTCATCATTTGGCACATAGATTTTAATGTCATTATACATAATTTAATAAATAATACTATAGATAAAAATTATATAATCAATGTACATATGTTAGATAAAAAATCATCCTTTCACTGAACCACCTGTTATTCCAGTCATTATCTTGTTTGACAATATGATGAATAAGATAAATGTAGGTAAGAAAACAATGATTACCCCTGCAAATAGTGAAGCATAATCTCCAGTAACACTCATGCTTTGAACTATAGACTGTAATCCTATGGCTAATGTCCTCTTTTCAGCTTTACTGGCAAATATCAATGCCCATAGATATTCATTCCATATACCGATGAAATTAAACATTGTAACTGTAACAATACCTGGTTGAGCTAATGGAAAAATAACTTTCCAAAACGCTTTTATGTGACTGCACCCATCAATCAAAGCTGCTTGCTGTATATCATTAGGTATCGTTGTGAAAAATCCTGTCAAATAAAATATCGTAAAAGGAACTGATGTAAAGATATAGATAAAAATCAGCGTCAAGATAGATTCTGTCATATGTAATTTTCCCGCTAACATAAACATAGGTACCATAATCATTGCCGCAGGTATTCCCATTGCGGAAGCATAAGCTAACCTGACAACATTTTTGCCTTTAAAAACATATTTAGCCATGATGTAAGAAGCTGGCGCAGCTACAAAAATGACTCCAATACAAGCTGTCACAGTATATATAGTACTATTAAGAAAATACCTGCCTACATTATAGAGTTGAAAAGTCTTAATATAATTTTTGAACTGCAATCCACTATGTAATAATTTATTAGTGAATATCTCTTTCGTTGTACTTAGGGAAGCAATGAATATCCATCCAATTACTATTATCGTAAATAAAACCCATGCAACAACTATTAATCTCCCTAGAAATCTAGGAAACATATTTTTGATATTAGATAACTTGAATCTCCTTAATTTTTCCTGCATAATATGCCTCCTCAATACTCATATTTTTCTTTGCTTATTACGACATTTAGAATAGCAAAAGCCAGTATAACTGATACACATAGAGTCACACCTATTGCCGCACCCATTCCAACATTAATATGTTCTGCTACCTGCTGAGTCTTACTACCACCGAATATCATATTAAACATCAAGTTGGCTGGACTTAGCGTCTTTGGATCTAATCCTGAACTACTGAAAACTCTAGACCATAAGAAAAAGTTAATTGCTCCTAGACACCAAAATGTAATTGCGGTTCTTAATATATCTTTCATTAGAGGCAATGTAATACGAAAGAATTTGGTAAAACTTCCTGCTCCCTCCAGATCAGCACATTCATAAAAATCTTTAGGTATTTTATCCATGGCAGCCATTATTATAACCATATAATATCCTACAGACCCAAAACAAAAAGCTACCATCATTGATTTGAATGCCCAATCTGGCGAAGTCCAGGGTATAGCTGCAAGACTGTCAAGTCCAAGAGCTCCAAAAAAATTCTTAAGAAAACCGAATCTCGAGTTAAATACGTATTGAGTCCACATAACAACTAATGCAACTGGTGTTATAACATTTGGTAGATATATAGCCGCTCTAAAAAATTTCTTGGTCTTCATCTTTTGCAGTACTACAGCAAACAAAAATGCTAAAACGAAAACTGCTAATCCACCAATGAAAAGTATTGCCATTATATTTTTATAAGATATAACAAATAATGGATTCTTAGTCAGGTCCATATAATTTTTGAATCCAACAAAGCTCCATTCATTTACTGGACTTGCAAGATTCTTTACCTTATAAAAAGACATATGCACAGTACGAATAGTTGGATATAAAAAGAATATAAGATAAATCAGTACCACAGGAGCCATGAACATAATAATCATTTTTCTTTCATTTTTTTTCATATTTCCCATATCATCATTCTCCATTTTATATAAAGTTAGTCATACATTCAAAATATTATAAGAATGCATGACTATGTAATTAGTAACTAGAACTATTTAAATATCATTTGAGATAATTGCATAATTCCTAATTTAATTCTATACGCACAATATGTATATTTTAATTGTAGATAAAGTCCAACATATTGTGCTATAGAAATCAGCGGAAGGTAATTATGCAATTGTCTTATTTAGCATAAGTCTTTGCTTCCTTTTTCATTTTTTCTATGAATTCTTTTGCAGTTGACTTACCAATCATGACATTAACCATCTCTGGAACTACTATTGCTTCTGCAAAATCTCCACTCAAATTAGCACCCCAGTTAATATTTTTATCTGCTTCACTAACAATAGCTTGAGCATCAGCTATTGATTCAGGCCATTTAGTTCCGACAGTACAAGCTGTTAAACCAGCATCTGAAAAAGCTTGTTGTGTTTCTGTGTCAACAAAATATTTTAATAATTCAAATGTCGCTTCTTTATTATCAGTCTTAGCATTAGCTAAAAATGCTTGACCACCA
This window contains:
- a CDS encoding carbohydrate ABC transporter permease yields the protein MQEKLRRFKLSNIKNMFPRFLGRLIVVAWVLFTIIVIGWIFIASLSTTKEIFTNKLLHSGLQFKNYIKTFQLYNVGRYFLNSTIYTVTACIGVIFVAAPASYIMAKYVFKGKNVVRLAYASAMGIPAAMIMVPMFMLAGKLHMTESILTLIFIYIFTSVPFTIFYLTGFFTTIPNDIQQAALIDGCSHIKAFWKVIFPLAQPGIVTVTMFNFIGIWNEYLWALIFASKAEKRTLAIGLQSIVQSMSVTGDYASLFAGVIIVFLPTFILFIILSNKIMTGITGGSVKG
- a CDS encoding carbohydrate ABC transporter permease, translated to MGNMKKNERKMIIMFMAPVVLIYLIFFLYPTIRTVHMSFYKVKNLASPVNEWSFVGFKNYMDLTKNPLFVISYKNIMAILFIGGLAVFVLAFLFAVVLQKMKTKKFFRAAIYLPNVITPVALVVMWTQYVFNSRFGFLKNFFGALGLDSLAAIPWTSPDWAFKSMMVAFCFGSVGYYMVIIMAAMDKIPKDFYECADLEGAGSFTKFFRITLPLMKDILRTAITFWCLGAINFFLWSRVFSSSGLDPKTLSPANLMFNMIFGGSKTQQVAEHINVGMGAAIGVTLCVSVILAFAILNVVISKEKYEY